From Salinirubellus salinus, the proteins below share one genomic window:
- a CDS encoding cysteine hydrolase family protein, protein MPTALDAESTALVVVDMQNGFCKPDGALYAPGSEAAIDPVAALVEQARDAGVQVVYTRDVHPPQQFDGAHYYDEFEQWGEHVLEGSWEAEIVGELPVRPEDHVVEKHTYDAFHETELDGWLSARGIRNLAICGTLANVCVLHTAGSAGLRDYRPVLVEDCIGAIEDDHREYALSHAEWLFGEVTTSDDLRFA, encoded by the coding sequence ATGCCGACAGCACTCGACGCCGAGAGCACGGCCCTCGTCGTCGTGGACATGCAGAACGGCTTCTGCAAGCCCGACGGGGCGCTCTACGCGCCCGGGAGCGAGGCGGCCATCGACCCGGTCGCCGCACTCGTCGAGCAGGCCCGTGACGCGGGCGTGCAGGTCGTCTACACCCGGGACGTCCACCCACCCCAGCAGTTCGACGGCGCGCACTACTACGACGAGTTCGAGCAGTGGGGCGAACACGTCCTCGAGGGGTCGTGGGAGGCCGAGATCGTCGGAGAACTCCCGGTCCGACCCGAGGACCACGTCGTCGAGAAACACACCTACGACGCGTTCCACGAGACCGAACTCGACGGCTGGCTCTCGGCCCGCGGCATCCGGAACCTCGCCATCTGCGGGACGCTGGCGAACGTCTGTGTCCTCCACACGGCCGGGAGTGCCGGGCTCCGGGACTACCGGCCCGTCCTCGTCGAGGACTGTATCGGGGCTATCGAGGACGACCACCGCGAGTACGCGCTCTCGCACGCCGAGTGGCTGTTCGGCGAGGTGACGACGAGCGACGACCTGAGGTTCGCGTGA
- a CDS encoding peroxiredoxin, with the protein MLEPGTDAPQFTLPNQHDEAVSLPESGLAVVYFYPRADTPGCTTEACSFRDHWSEYEDRGVPVFGISDDPVADLAAFAEEYDLPVDLLSDEDGTVSTAYDSYGEKNMFGKTFDGVFRNTYVVRDGEVVLAYEGVDPEGHAEEILADLDGTDDL; encoded by the coding sequence ATGCTCGAACCCGGCACCGACGCCCCCCAGTTCACGCTCCCGAACCAGCACGACGAGGCCGTCTCACTCCCGGAGTCGGGACTCGCCGTCGTCTACTTCTACCCCCGCGCGGACACCCCCGGCTGTACCACGGAGGCCTGCTCGTTCCGCGACCACTGGAGCGAGTACGAGGACCGCGGCGTCCCCGTCTTCGGCATCAGCGACGACCCCGTGGCGGACCTCGCGGCGTTCGCCGAGGAGTACGACCTGCCCGTCGACCTCCTCTCGGACGAGGACGGGACCGTCTCGACGGCGTACGACTCCTACGGCGAGAAGAACATGTTCGGCAAGACCTTCGACGGCGTCTTCCGGAACACGTACGTCGTCCGCGACGGCGAGGTCGTCCTCGCGTACGAGGGTGTCGACCCGGAGGGGCACGCCGAGGAGATTCTGGCCGACTTGGATGGCACAGACGACCTGTAG
- a CDS encoding type II toxin-antitoxin system HicB family antitoxin, with amino-acid sequence MSTTAGDRREEGVEFTHEDGLVTALDLETGVAASGESKAEALSMLAEALELHEGGGEPIEDEAAFLREVGIDPEEVDADETPPPWLE; translated from the coding sequence ATGAGCACCACGGCCGGTGACCGCCGCGAGGAGGGCGTCGAGTTCACGCACGAGGACGGCCTCGTGACGGCACTCGACCTCGAGACCGGCGTCGCGGCGAGCGGCGAGTCGAAGGCCGAAGCCCTGTCGATGCTCGCGGAGGCCCTGGAACTCCACGAGGGCGGTGGCGAACCCATCGAGGACGAGGCGGCGTTCCTCCGTGAGGTCGGTATCGACCCCGAGGAGGTCGACGCGGACGAAACGCCGCCACCGTGGCTCGAATAA
- a CDS encoding PHP domain-containing protein, with protein MRFDYHTHSTYSDGSFLWSMARAAEEAGFEGIGFADHCNVSPDSKQEGRKKAMGFNLDTTYDRRREGIDLVRDRFDIRVFDAVEMDYEPEDEAAIREFLDSAGFDYAIGSVHYLDDVNVHIQPYFERKPEAERRELVAQYFDKLVALAESELFDVAAHPDLFERTPALRGLATREQYERAAEAFADSRTVPEVNAGRALREYGEFHPNPTFLDVLAEYGVELTAGTDSHDPADVGPRKTALEETLAERGLEVVELDL; from the coding sequence ATGCGGTTCGACTACCACACCCACTCCACCTACTCCGACGGGTCGTTCCTCTGGTCGATGGCCCGCGCCGCCGAGGAGGCCGGCTTCGAGGGCATCGGGTTCGCCGACCACTGCAACGTCTCGCCCGACTCGAAACAGGAGGGCCGGAAGAAGGCGATGGGGTTCAACCTCGACACCACCTACGACCGCCGTCGCGAGGGTATCGACCTCGTCCGCGACCGGTTCGACATCCGGGTGTTCGACGCCGTCGAGATGGACTACGAACCCGAGGACGAGGCCGCAATCCGCGAGTTCCTCGACTCGGCGGGGTTCGACTACGCCATCGGGAGCGTCCACTACCTCGACGACGTGAACGTCCACATCCAGCCGTACTTCGAGCGCAAGCCCGAGGCCGAACGCCGCGAACTGGTCGCGCAGTACTTCGACAAACTGGTCGCGCTCGCGGAGTCCGAACTGTTCGACGTGGCCGCACACCCCGACCTGTTCGAGCGGACACCCGCGCTCCGGGGGCTCGCCACGCGCGAGCAGTACGAACGCGCCGCCGAGGCGTTCGCCGACTCCCGGACGGTTCCGGAGGTGAACGCCGGGCGCGCGCTCCGGGAGTACGGGGAGTTCCACCCGAACCCGACGTTCCTCGACGTGCTCGCGGAGTACGGCGTCGAACTGACGGCGGGGACCGACAGTCACGACCCGGCGGACGTGGGGCCGCGGAAGACGGCGCTGGAGGAGACGCTGGCAGAACGGGGGTTAGAGGTGGTGGAACTGGACCTGTAA
- a CDS encoding PaaI family thioesterase: protein MVTDREPHDVPEGSVDALQHYFDTQHEFLSWLGIEVEQLGDGKAVMSIPYQTKLTNKPPSGQESEGRDPIQGGVASTLVDVAGGMALRPYLDDPLEDSLATINLNVNYLRPATGDLRAEAQVVRAGGSVGVSEVLVTSETPDGAEEGIAYGTGAFRLFSGR from the coding sequence ATGGTCACCGACAGAGAACCCCACGACGTCCCCGAGGGCTCGGTAGACGCGCTCCAGCACTACTTCGACACGCAACACGAGTTCCTCTCGTGGCTCGGCATCGAGGTCGAACAGCTCGGCGACGGGAAGGCGGTGATGTCCATCCCGTACCAGACGAAACTGACGAACAAGCCGCCCTCCGGGCAGGAGAGCGAGGGGCGCGACCCGATCCAGGGCGGGGTCGCATCCACGCTCGTCGACGTGGCCGGCGGGATGGCGCTCCGGCCGTACCTCGACGACCCGCTCGAGGACAGCCTCGCCACCATCAACCTGAACGTGAACTACCTCCGGCCGGCGACGGGCGACCTGCGTGCTGAGGCACAGGTCGTCCGAGCCGGTGGGTCGGTCGGGGTCTCGGAGGTCCTCGTCACGAGCGAGACGCCCGACGGCGCGGAGGAGGGTATCGCGTACGGGACCGGCGCGTTCCGGCTGTTCAGCGGCCGCTGA
- a CDS encoding TIGR01548 family HAD-type hydrolase codes for MTGSDRFAVDAVVLDVDGVLVDVADSYRRAVVESLERVYGETVEKTAIQAFKDAGGFNDDWELTYALALYLLARREGLDRDVDAFTDVVAASGGGLSGAEAVVADLLGPAARERARAAWDPDRLRDVFQQLYLGADLYRDLEGGEPDELPDHEGFINDEPTLVTEATITDLTERFDVGVVTGRPAAEADIALSRVGLSLADEFVFTMDSPEPGKPEPDALVELARRFDSEATVFVGDTLDDVRTVVNAREADSRTYYGAGVLTGGLTGEAGREKYHETGADVVLDTVNDLPDVVEPR; via the coding sequence GTGACCGGTTCCGACCGGTTCGCCGTCGACGCCGTCGTCCTCGACGTGGACGGCGTCCTCGTCGACGTGGCCGACTCCTACCGCCGGGCGGTCGTCGAGAGCCTCGAACGCGTCTACGGCGAGACCGTCGAGAAGACGGCGATACAGGCGTTCAAGGACGCCGGCGGCTTCAACGACGACTGGGAACTCACCTACGCGCTCGCGCTCTACCTGCTCGCCCGCCGCGAGGGCCTGGACCGCGACGTCGACGCCTTCACCGACGTGGTGGCCGCCTCGGGCGGTGGACTGTCGGGGGCCGAGGCCGTCGTCGCCGACCTGCTCGGCCCGGCCGCTCGCGAACGTGCACGGGCCGCGTGGGACCCGGACCGACTTCGCGACGTGTTCCAGCAACTCTACCTCGGGGCCGACCTCTACCGCGACCTCGAGGGGGGTGAGCCGGACGAACTCCCCGACCACGAGGGGTTCATCAACGACGAACCGACGCTCGTCACCGAGGCCACCATCACGGACCTCACCGAGCGGTTCGACGTGGGCGTCGTCACCGGCCGCCCCGCCGCCGAGGCGGACATCGCGCTCTCGCGGGTCGGCCTCTCGCTCGCCGACGAGTTCGTGTTCACGATGGACTCGCCCGAACCGGGCAAGCCCGAACCCGACGCGCTGGTCGAACTCGCCCGTCGCTTCGACAGCGAGGCGACGGTCTTCGTCGGTGACACGCTGGACGATGTCCGGACCGTCGTCAACGCCCGCGAGGCCGACAGTCGGACCTACTACGGCGCGGGCGTCCTCACCGGTGGGCTGACCGGCGAGGCCGGTCGCGAGAAGTACCACGAGACGGGGGCAGACGTCGTCCTCGACACCGTGAACGACCTGCCTGACGTGGTCGAGCCCCGGTAG
- a CDS encoding DUF402 domain-containing protein — MAGDDDPETPVSVQVRGIYTTALTHLFESNGETRVVRASEPIRDRFDAEFAVHPEDVVVDTTGDRQGVGVTGDPDAVASLDDHLRVGVDTLAWDDPAPAGAVFDGVVTDTLGSGAVLELDDENTEGFLPYDAADDYVEEGAVIRVQVDDPKPPWESDRAGLTTDLRVDGGLVELRQGRSADTGEAARLASLLNVDPPEGWGPRWAYGSDEAGMDALRTSLERAAERTEALETALVDADPDAAPARRHAPRATRWYWFGRESRFALDGHRRAVTTTMPGHHRTKAAHSDASAAVDFAEAVCEPEGEFPFAAVTRQFGPREGDRVGIGHGKPEGRLITLGRGEVTAYDPEGGITLEREMSPGGSYDALGVRREAGDVAVTKFREGRWWYATVYRDEAGETKGTYVNVCTPLEIFPDSVRYVDLHVDVVRHADGTVERVDDDELDAAVEAGYVPEALAEKARDVASRVENAL; from the coding sequence ATGGCCGGGGATGACGACCCTGAGACGCCTGTCTCCGTACAGGTCCGCGGTATCTACACTACCGCCCTCACCCACCTGTTCGAGTCGAACGGCGAGACGCGCGTGGTCCGCGCGAGCGAACCCATCCGCGACCGGTTCGACGCCGAGTTCGCCGTCCACCCCGAGGACGTCGTCGTCGACACCACCGGGGACCGGCAGGGGGTCGGCGTCACGGGCGACCCGGACGCCGTCGCGTCCCTCGACGACCACCTCCGGGTCGGCGTGGACACGCTCGCGTGGGACGACCCGGCCCCCGCCGGGGCGGTGTTCGACGGCGTCGTCACCGACACGCTCGGGAGCGGCGCGGTGCTGGAACTCGACGACGAGAACACCGAGGGGTTCCTGCCGTACGACGCGGCCGACGACTACGTCGAGGAGGGGGCCGTCATCCGGGTGCAGGTCGACGACCCGAAGCCGCCCTGGGAGAGCGACCGTGCCGGCCTGACGACCGACCTCCGCGTGGACGGCGGCCTCGTCGAACTCCGGCAGGGGCGCTCGGCCGACACGGGTGAGGCGGCCCGCCTCGCCTCGCTGCTGAACGTCGACCCCCCCGAGGGCTGGGGGCCGCGCTGGGCCTACGGCTCGGACGAGGCGGGGATGGACGCGCTCCGCACCTCGCTCGAACGGGCCGCCGAGCGCACCGAGGCGCTCGAGACGGCGCTCGTGGACGCCGACCCGGACGCCGCCCCCGCACGCCGCCACGCGCCCCGGGCGACGCGGTGGTACTGGTTCGGCCGCGAGTCACGGTTCGCGCTCGACGGGCACCGCCGCGCGGTGACGACGACGATGCCGGGCCACCACCGGACGAAGGCGGCCCACAGTGACGCGAGCGCCGCCGTCGACTTCGCGGAGGCGGTCTGTGAGCCGGAGGGGGAGTTCCCGTTCGCGGCCGTCACCCGGCAGTTCGGCCCCCGGGAGGGGGACCGGGTCGGCATCGGCCACGGCAAACCGGAGGGTCGGCTCATCACGCTCGGGCGCGGCGAGGTCACGGCGTACGACCCCGAGGGCGGTATCACGCTCGAACGCGAGATGTCCCCCGGCGGGAGCTACGACGCGCTGGGCGTCCGCCGCGAGGCCGGCGACGTCGCCGTCACGAAGTTCCGCGAAGGTCGCTGGTGGTACGCGACGGTCTACCGCGACGAGGCGGGCGAGACGAAGGGGACCTACGTCAACGTCTGCACGCCGCTCGAGATCTTCCCCGACAGCGTGCGCTACGTGGACCTGCACGTCGACGTGGTGCGGCACGCCGACGGGACGGTGGAGCGCGTCGACGACGACGAACTCGACGCGGCCGTCGAGGCGGGCTACGTCCCCGAGGCGCTGGCGGAGAAGGCGCGGGACGTGGCGAGCCGGGTGGAGAACGCGCTGTAG
- a CDS encoding DUF7532 family protein, translating to MHFDQREQAALRDAGLSTEDLQAASDHVAALVREDAADLQAFFDAHDTLYSDLSTAHSANDYQTHEAPTLDLYTHAADLRGWVRFENWGVYVEDGRTLTDTMVELTLGPTVHDRVKFATDPGEL from the coding sequence ATGCACTTCGACCAGCGCGAACAGGCCGCGCTCCGCGACGCCGGCCTCTCGACCGAGGACCTCCAGGCCGCCTCGGACCACGTCGCCGCGCTCGTCCGCGAGGACGCCGCCGACCTGCAGGCGTTCTTCGACGCCCACGACACGCTCTACTCGGACCTGTCGACGGCTCACTCCGCGAACGACTACCAGACTCACGAGGCCCCGACGCTGGACCTCTACACCCACGCGGCCGACCTCCGCGGGTGGGTCCGCTTCGAGAACTGGGGCGTCTACGTCGAGGACGGCCGGACGCTCACCGACACGATGGTGGAGTTGACGCTCGGCCCGACGGTCCACGACCGGGTGAAGTTCGCCACCGACCCCGGTGAGCTGTGA
- a CDS encoding UPF0146 family protein: MSTEPSEALVARLEGHGRAVEVGVGRRPDVARALAARGVDVTATDVHERPTPTEVRFVRDDVTDPTLAHYRGAGVVYALNCPPELQRPLVDVARRVGAECYFTTLGADPAVVPASRESLPGETLFHASGAAADAPAPLRGERP; this comes from the coding sequence GTGTCTACCGAGCCGAGCGAGGCGCTGGTCGCCCGACTGGAAGGCCACGGCCGCGCCGTCGAGGTGGGTGTCGGCCGCCGTCCCGACGTGGCCCGCGCGCTCGCCGCGCGTGGCGTCGACGTGACCGCCACCGACGTCCACGAGCGCCCGACGCCCACCGAGGTCCGGTTCGTCCGCGACGACGTGACCGACCCCACGCTCGCCCACTACCGGGGTGCGGGCGTCGTCTACGCGCTGAACTGCCCGCCCGAACTCCAGCGGCCGCTCGTGGACGTGGCCCGTCGGGTCGGCGCCGAGTGCTACTTCACCACGCTCGGGGCGGACCCGGCCGTCGTGCCCGCGAGCCGCGAGTCGCTCCCCGGCGAGACGCTGTTCCACGCCAGCGGGGCCGCCGCCGACGCGCCCGCGCCGCTACGGGGTGAGCGGCCGTGA
- a CDS encoding GNAT family N-acetyltransferase, with product MSRERAASLREATNTDREALVALHRRAMASVGSDPEDVPGNYLADVEGTFHDAGGTFYVLESDDEVVAMGGAKRVDDRTVELVRIAADPDHHREGLGDRIVAELEAFARDAGYERVELETTEQQAAARELYASRGYAETGRRQAMGYTVLGFEKSL from the coding sequence GTGAGCCGCGAGCGTGCGGCCTCGCTGCGCGAGGCGACGAACACCGACCGCGAGGCGCTCGTGGCGCTCCACCGGCGGGCCATGGCGAGCGTCGGGAGCGACCCGGAGGACGTGCCGGGGAACTACCTCGCCGACGTGGAGGGGACGTTCCACGACGCCGGCGGGACGTTCTACGTCCTCGAGTCTGACGACGAGGTGGTGGCGATGGGAGGGGCGAAGCGGGTCGACGACCGCACCGTCGAACTCGTCCGCATCGCCGCCGACCCGGACCACCACCGCGAGGGGCTGGGAGACCGAATCGTCGCAGAACTGGAGGCGTTCGCCCGCGACGCGGGCTACGAGCGGGTCGAACTGGAGACCACCGAGCAGCAGGCGGCGGCCCGCGAACTGTACGCCTCGCGTGGCTACGCGGAGACGGGGCGCCGGCAGGCGATGGGGTACACCGTCCTCGGGTTCGAGAAGTCGCTCTGA
- a CDS encoding archaemetzincin family Zn-dependent metalloprotease — translation MHVDIVPVGDVKAGVKREASAGLRSVYGCEVTIHDQQDVPDGAYDPGRKQYRAEEFIELASRIGSGEKNIAITELDLYYRRRNYVFGLAYLSGNGSVISTYRLQTSSDGGISHTSSGEVFSNRVRKEVVHEIGHTLGLEHCDNNRCVMSFSPTVREVDVKEENLCGTCNRQVL, via the coding sequence ATGCACGTCGACATCGTGCCGGTCGGCGACGTCAAGGCGGGGGTGAAGCGAGAGGCCTCCGCCGGCCTGCGGTCGGTCTACGGATGCGAGGTGACCATCCACGACCAGCAGGACGTCCCCGACGGCGCGTACGACCCCGGCCGGAAGCAGTACCGGGCCGAGGAGTTCATCGAGTTGGCGTCGCGGATAGGGTCGGGCGAGAAGAACATCGCTATCACCGAACTCGACCTCTACTACCGCCGACGCAACTACGTCTTCGGCCTCGCGTACCTCTCCGGGAACGGGTCGGTCATCTCGACCTACCGGCTCCAGACGTCCTCCGACGGCGGCATCTCACACACCTCCTCCGGCGAGGTGTTCTCGAACCGCGTCCGCAAGGAGGTCGTCCACGAGATCGGCCACACGCTCGGTCTAGAGCACTGCGACAACAACCGCTGTGTGATGAGTTTCTCCCCGACGGTGCGTGAGGTAGACGTGAAAGAGGAGAACCTGTGTGGCACCTGCAATCGGCAGGTGCTGTAG
- a CDS encoding ribosome biogenesis/translation initiation ATPase RLI, translating into MADDSIAVVDLDRCQPDRCNYECANYCPPNRTGKECIVTREEAHGENEPFEGKPDQIVISEEICLGETCGICVEKCPFDAIEIINLPQELEEEPAHRYGENAFGLYGLPAPKEGRVTGLLGPNGIGKSTAVRMLSGEITPNLGQYDQPPNWEAVLDQYRGTALQNYLEALEAGEVTVARKPQYVDKIPDQFDGATNELLAGVDERGVADELVQRLELEAVYDQPIDTLSGGELQRVALAATLVRDADFYFLDEVTPYLDIGQRVTAARLIRELADEEDRSMMVVEHDLAILDLVADTLHVTYGEPGAFGVVTTPKSTRNGINEYLSGYLENENMRIRPEAIKFEEHAPRTVSGNEDALVSYPALTKSYGDGEFTLEVDAGEIRNNEVLGIVGPNGIGKSTFAKLLAGRLDPTEGEVDFRLDISYKPQYVEVDQPMRVDAFLSSITSDFGSSYWNTEIAQPLQLQRIMEQQLTDLSGGERQRVAIAACLSREADLYLLDEPSAHLDVEQRVMATRAIRRYTENHGKTAMVIDHDIYMIDLLADRLQVFEGTPAEHGHAGAPVGMREGMNTFLSNLDVTFRRDKRTGRPRINKPGSQKDREQKKAGEYYYAPTAEDDEDDS; encoded by the coding sequence ATGGCCGACGACAGTATCGCGGTGGTCGACCTCGACAGGTGCCAGCCCGACCGCTGTAACTACGAGTGTGCGAACTACTGCCCGCCCAACCGGACGGGCAAGGAGTGCATCGTCACACGGGAGGAGGCCCACGGCGAGAACGAGCCGTTCGAGGGCAAGCCCGACCAGATCGTCATCAGCGAGGAGATCTGTCTGGGCGAGACCTGCGGCATCTGCGTCGAGAAGTGCCCGTTCGACGCTATCGAGATCATCAACCTCCCACAGGAGCTGGAGGAGGAGCCGGCCCACCGCTACGGCGAGAACGCGTTCGGCCTCTACGGCCTGCCCGCGCCGAAAGAGGGCCGCGTCACGGGCCTGCTCGGTCCGAACGGTATCGGGAAGTCGACCGCGGTGCGGATGCTCTCGGGCGAGATAACCCCGAACCTCGGGCAGTACGACCAGCCGCCCAACTGGGAGGCCGTCCTGGACCAGTACCGCGGGACGGCGCTCCAGAACTACCTCGAAGCGCTCGAGGCCGGCGAGGTCACCGTCGCGCGCAAACCACAGTACGTCGACAAGATTCCGGACCAGTTCGACGGCGCGACCAACGAACTGCTCGCTGGCGTCGACGAGCGGGGCGTGGCCGACGAACTCGTCCAGCGCCTCGAACTCGAGGCCGTCTACGACCAGCCCATCGACACGCTCTCCGGTGGCGAACTCCAGCGCGTCGCGCTCGCCGCCACGCTCGTCCGGGACGCCGACTTCTACTTCCTCGACGAGGTGACGCCCTACCTCGACATCGGCCAGCGCGTGACCGCCGCGCGCCTCATCCGCGAACTCGCCGACGAGGAGGACCGCTCGATGATGGTCGTGGAGCACGACCTCGCCATCCTCGACCTCGTGGCCGACACGCTCCACGTCACCTACGGTGAGCCGGGCGCGTTCGGTGTCGTCACGACGCCCAAGTCGACCCGGAACGGCATCAACGAGTACCTCTCCGGGTATCTGGAGAACGAGAACATGCGCATCCGGCCGGAGGCCATCAAGTTCGAGGAGCACGCGCCCCGGACCGTCAGCGGTAACGAGGACGCCCTCGTCTCCTACCCGGCACTCACGAAGTCGTACGGCGACGGCGAGTTCACGCTCGAGGTCGACGCCGGCGAGATCCGGAACAACGAGGTGCTGGGTATCGTCGGCCCGAACGGCATCGGGAAGTCGACGTTCGCCAAGCTACTGGCCGGCCGCCTCGACCCCACCGAGGGCGAGGTGGACTTCCGCCTCGACATCTCCTACAAACCGCAGTACGTCGAGGTCGACCAGCCGATGCGCGTCGACGCGTTCCTGTCGTCCATCACGAGCGACTTCGGCTCCTCGTACTGGAACACCGAGATCGCCCAGCCGCTCCAGCTCCAGCGCATCATGGAGCAGCAGCTGACCGACCTCTCGGGCGGTGAGCGCCAGCGCGTCGCCATCGCGGCCTGTCTCTCCCGCGAGGCGGACCTCTACCTGCTCGACGAGCCGAGCGCCCACCTCGACGTCGAACAGCGGGTGATGGCCACCCGCGCCATCCGCCGCTACACGGAGAACCACGGCAAGACGGCGATGGTCATCGACCACGACATCTACATGATCGACCTGCTGGCCGACCGGCTGCAGGTGTTCGAGGGTACCCCGGCCGAGCACGGGCACGCCGGCGCCCCCGTCGGGATGCGCGAGGGGATGAACACGTTCCTCTCGAACCTCGACGTGACGTTCCGCCGGGACAAGCGCACGGGCCGCCCGCGCATCAACAAGCCCGGTTCGCAGAAGGACCGCGAGCAGAAGAAGGCGGGCGAGTACTACTACGCACCGACGGCCGAGGACGACGAGGACGACAGCTGA